The proteins below come from a single Egibacteraceae bacterium genomic window:
- the mreD gene encoding rod shape-determining protein MreD, giving the protein MIPRLIMMAGVLVTALLLSTVVLSALTWGMWRPDLVVLTVVAFALADGPGTGARYGFVAGLAVDLLSTGSQLVGTAALVLLLVGYTAGVVRPYLSTAGLVGQVAVASAASVAAVLAYGLLSQLLEVASATPLAALQSAMATGLYNTLLAPIVLIAVGGLLSRLPSAPSAASRTSL; this is encoded by the coding sequence ATGATCCCCCGCCTCATCATGATGGCAGGGGTGCTGGTGACCGCACTGCTGCTGTCCACCGTGGTCCTGTCGGCCCTCACGTGGGGGATGTGGCGCCCTGACCTGGTCGTCCTGACGGTGGTGGCCTTCGCGCTGGCCGACGGACCTGGGACGGGCGCCCGCTACGGGTTCGTCGCGGGCCTCGCAGTCGACCTGCTGTCCACGGGCAGCCAGCTCGTCGGCACCGCCGCCCTGGTCCTGCTCCTCGTCGGCTACACGGCCGGTGTCGTGCGCCCCTACTTGTCGACCGCGGGGCTGGTCGGCCAGGTCGCCGTGGCGTCGGCGGCCAGCGTGGCCGCCGTCCTGGCCTACGGGCTGCTGTCCCAGCTGCTGGAGGTCGCGTCCGCGACGCCGCTCGCGGCGCTGCAGTCCGCCATGGCCACGGGCCTGTACAACACCCTGCTCGCCCCGATCGTGCTGATCGCCGTCGGGGGGCTGCTCAGCCGGCTGCCGTCCGCGCCGTCGGCCGCGTCGCGAACCTCGTTGTAG
- the mreC gene encoding rod shape-determining protein MreC has protein sequence MPDRRRNTTVLAVLVLVSLVLLTMDYRQGDGGTVAAVQRGAMAVFSPIQEGFATVVSPVGGFFGSIAEYGRLRAENAELEEELEHLREGRVSVAELERQNRELREQLAMRERLGFTTTGANVIAQAPGPFEWSVLIDAGGDAGLRPGMAVVNEAGLVGKLVQVTRSNARVQLVSSPQAGFIVRLVGTGEEGFLSGRGSRPLQLEMTDAESEVESGAEVVTSTFGGSSIPDGIPVGEVESHPQTDQAGGAVLSLRPYVDLSRLGLVQIVLDAPEHPSELDPDELIEDENPPRPPAIVPELDPAPGPGELEQAPNPDAT, from the coding sequence ATGCCTGACCGTCGTCGTAACACCACTGTCCTGGCCGTGCTGGTGCTGGTCAGCCTTGTGCTGCTCACGATGGACTACCGGCAGGGCGATGGCGGGACGGTGGCGGCGGTCCAGCGGGGGGCCATGGCCGTGTTCTCGCCCATCCAGGAGGGCTTCGCCACCGTGGTGAGCCCGGTCGGGGGCTTCTTCGGCTCGATCGCGGAGTACGGCCGGCTGCGCGCCGAGAACGCCGAGCTGGAGGAGGAGCTGGAACATCTGCGCGAAGGACGGGTCTCCGTGGCCGAGCTCGAACGCCAGAACCGGGAGCTGCGCGAGCAGCTGGCCATGCGTGAGCGGCTGGGGTTCACCACCACCGGGGCCAACGTCATCGCCCAGGCGCCCGGTCCCTTCGAGTGGTCGGTGCTGATCGACGCCGGTGGCGACGCCGGGCTGCGCCCGGGGATGGCCGTGGTCAACGAGGCCGGGCTGGTCGGCAAGCTCGTCCAGGTGACCCGGTCCAACGCGCGTGTGCAGCTCGTGTCCTCGCCGCAGGCCGGGTTCATCGTGCGGCTGGTGGGAACCGGCGAGGAGGGGTTCCTCTCGGGTCGGGGCTCCCGCCCGCTGCAGCTGGAGATGACCGACGCCGAGTCCGAGGTGGAGTCCGGCGCGGAGGTCGTCACCAGCACCTTCGGGGGCTCCAGCATCCCCGACGGGATCCCTGTCGGCGAGGTGGAGTCCCATCCCCAGACCGACCAGGCCGGCGGGGCGGTCCTGTCGCTGCGCCCCTACGTGGACCTCTCCCGCCTCGGGCTCGTCCAGATCGTGTTGGACGCACCGGAGCACCCGAGCGAGCTGGACCCCGACGAGCTGATCGAGGACGAGAACCCCCCCCGGCCGCCGGCCATCGTCCCGGAACTCGACCCCGCGCCCGGCCCGGGCGAGCTGGAGCAGGCACCGAACCCCGACGCGACATGA